GTACTTAAGCTCGCAATAGCTAATGATTATAAAGTATTTGATTTTGGGCGTTCTACCGTTGGCTGTGGCACGTATCGTTTTAAAAAGCAGTGGGGCGCAGAGCCGAAACAGCTCTATTGGCACTATTGGCTCAAAGAGGGCGGCGCTGTGCCTCAGCTGAACCCTGATAATCCAAAATATAAGATGGCGATTAATGCGTGGCAGCGCTTACCTATAGGGGTCGCTAACTGGCTTGGGCCAAAAATTGTTAAAAATTTACCGTAAATAATTCTGCTTATGTAGGTTGGGGTTCGCAAGCTCACCGCCAACCTACGGTATGTCGCTATTTGTTAACTTAATGGCGGTGCTGTAGCGGCTGCTTTTTTAATATGCTTGGCTAAAAATTGTCCTGTGTAAGACTCTGCATGATTGCACAGCGTTTCAACAGTGCCTGCTGCGAGAATCATACCGCCGCCATTGCCGCCTTCAGGGCCTAAATCGATAATCCAGTCAGCTGTTTTAATGACATCCAGATTATGTTCGATGATAACAATGGTGTTGCCATGTTCACGCAGACGGTACAACACATTGAGCAGTTGCTGTATGTCGTGAAAGTGCAGGCCTGTTGTAGGTTCGTCGAGAATATAGAGTGTTTTTCCAGTATCACGCTTGGATAGTTCGCGCGCCAGTTTGATGCGTTGCGCTTCGCCCCCCGAAAGAGTAGTCGCGTTTTGTCCCAACGTGATGTACGAGAGGCCGACATCCAGAAGGGTTTGTAATTTACGTTTTACAACTGGAATAGCATCAAAAAATTCGGCAGCATCTTCAACGGTCATTTCAAGAATTTGATGTATATTTTTGCCTTTGTATTTAATCTCCAGCGTTTCACGATTGTAACGCTGGCTTTTGCATACATCACAAGGCACATAAATATCCGGCAAAAAGTGCATTTCAACTTTTATCACGCCGTCACCACGGCAGGCTTCGCAGCGCCCACCTTTGACGTTGAAACTAAACCGCCCGGGCATATAACCCCGGGAGCGTGCCTCTTTTGTGCCCGCAAAAATTTCACGTACGGGTGAAAAAAGTCCTGTATAGGTCGCGGGATTAGAGCGTGGTGTACGGCCGATTGGGCTTTGGTCGATATCAACAATTTTATCGAACTGCTCTAAACCAGTAATTTTTTCATGAGGTGCAGGTGCTTCACCGCCTTTGTTGATAGCGATGGCGGCGGCTCGGTAGAGCGTATCATTAATCAGTGTTGACTTTCCTGAGCCCGAAACGCCAGTAATACAGGTGATTAAACCGACTGGAATTTCAGCATTCACTTTTTTAAGGTTATTCCCCGTTGCACCAATAATTTTTAAAACACGCGTTGGATCAAATTCAGCCAAAGTACTTGGCCCTGTAATACTTTTAGTGCCCAAGAGGTATTGGCCGGTGAGCGAAGCTGGATTATTAATCACTTCATCGGGCGTACCTTGAGCAATGATATTGCCACCATGCACACCAGCACCTGGGCCAATGTCGAGTACGTAATCGGCCATGCGAATAGCATCTTCATCATGCTCAACGACGATCACAGTATTACCAAGATCACGTAGATAAGTCAGCGTTTTTAGCAGTCGTTCATTATCCCGTTGATGCAGTCCAATTGAGGGTTCATCAAGCACATACATCACACCGACTAAACCTGCGCCAATCTGGCTGGCAAGGCGAATACGTTGCGCTTCACCGCCGGAAAGAGTGTCAGCACTGCGATTCAGGCTCAGATAGTCCAGCCCGACATTGACTAGAAAACTCAGGCGTTGAGCAATTTCCTTGACGATTTTGTCTGCAATTTGACCACGACTCCCAGGCAGCTTCAGTGTGGTGAATAGTGCATATGCATCGCCCACCGACATTGCTGAAACCACTGGCAATGTGTATTCGTTAATAAATACATGGCGTGCTTCTCTGCGCAGACGAGTAGCGTTACAGTCAGTACATGATTGGTGGCTGATGTATTTGGCTAATTCGTCACGCACAACATTGGACTCCGTCTCACGATAACGGCGCTCCATATTAGGAATAACACCTTCAAAAGCATGGATGCGGCTGGTGGATTTGTTGTCACTTTGATACGTGAATTTAATCTTTTCATCACCACTTCCATACAATACCACTTGCTTGATATTTTCCGGCAAGTCATCAAATGGTGTTTCAATATCAAATTGATAGTGTGCGGAAAGTGCCTTGAGAAGCTGGAAATAATAGTTGTTGCGTCGATCCCAGCCTCGCACAGCGCCTCCGGCGAGGCTTAATTCTGTATTTTGAACAACGCGTGCAGAGTCAAATACCTGCATCGTACCCAAGCCGTCGCAAGTGGGGCAGGCACCGACTGGATTGTTGAACGAAAAAAGCCGTGGTTCCAATTCTGGAATGTTGTAGCCGCAATGAGGGCAAGAAAAACGAGCAGAAAAGACCAGGTTAGCTTTTTTATCATCATCCATAAAAGCGATGTAAAGCAGTCCATCACTGAGTGTAAGTGCAGATTCAACGGAGTCTGCCAAGCGTTGTTTGATATCATCACGTACTTTAAAGCGATCAATAACGACTTCAATATTGTGTTTTTTATAGCGATCTAATACTGGGGTTTGGTCAATTTCAACCACTTCTCCATTCACACGAGCTCGTACATACCCTTGGCTCAACAGTTGATTGAAAACTTGTTGATGCTCACCTTTTCGGTCACGTATGACGGGTGAGAGCAGC
This Gammaproteobacteria bacterium DNA region includes the following protein-coding sequences:
- the uvrA gene encoding excinuclease ABC subunit UvrA, which gives rise to MDTILIRGARTHNLKNIDVDLPRDKLIVITGLSGSGKSSLAFDTIYAEGQRRYVESLSAYARQFLSVMEKPDIDHIEGLSPAISIEQKSTSHNPRSTVGTVTEIYDYLRLLFARVGEPQCPEHKITLEAQTVSQMVDHILEQPEGTKLMLLSPVIRDRKGEHQQVFNQLLSQGYVRARVNGEVVEIDQTPVLDRYKKHNIEVVIDRFKVRDDIKQRLADSVESALTLSDGLLYIAFMDDDKKANLVFSARFSCPHCGYNIPELEPRLFSFNNPVGACPTCDGLGTMQVFDSARVVQNTELSLAGGAVRGWDRRNNYYFQLLKALSAHYQFDIETPFDDLPENIKQVVLYGSGDEKIKFTYQSDNKSTSRIHAFEGVIPNMERRYRETESNVVRDELAKYISHQSCTDCNATRLRREARHVFINEYTLPVVSAMSVGDAYALFTTLKLPGSRGQIADKIVKEIAQRLSFLVNVGLDYLSLNRSADTLSGGEAQRIRLASQIGAGLVGVMYVLDEPSIGLHQRDNERLLKTLTYLRDLGNTVIVVEHDEDAIRMADYVLDIGPGAGVHGGNIIAQGTPDEVINNPASLTGQYLLGTKSITGPSTLAEFDPTRVLKIIGATGNNLKKVNAEIPVGLITCITGVSGSGKSTLINDTLYRAAAIAINKGGEAPAPHEKITGLEQFDKIVDIDQSPIGRTPRSNPATYTGLFSPVREIFAGTKEARSRGYMPGRFSFNVKGGRCEACRGDGVIKVEMHFLPDIYVPCDVCKSQRYNRETLEIKYKGKNIHQILEMTVEDAAEFFDAIPVVKRKLQTLLDVGLSYITLGQNATTLSGGEAQRIKLARELSKRDTGKTLYILDEPTTGLHFHDIQQLLNVLYRLREHGNTIVIIEHNLDVIKTADWIIDLGPEGGNGGGMILAAGTVETLCNHAESYTGQFLAKHIKKAAATAPPLS